In Sphingobacterium zeae, one genomic interval encodes:
- the tnpC gene encoding IS66 family transposase, with amino-acid sequence METALENLSKEDLIKVISSRDQALVERDEKIDYLESQLAMYKRMQFGQKRERFEGDPNQTMLPFEAAPAEVIQQQEEIKEKIEYVRKRPNHKGRAKLPAHLPVEEVEIHPEGDLSQMVYIGKEITEELECEPARFYIKRYIRYKYAAKDKSAVAIAELPERVIDKGIPGPSLLAMILTGKYQDHLPLYRQKQIFARENIQIASSTIEGWARQALEKLEPLYEQLVFQTKSQGYLQVDETPIKVLDSDKKGAAHQGYYWVYHAPLEGTVLFDYSPTRGGIAAVPMLGNFKGYLQTDGYTVYEKYGKKKEVTHLACWAHARREFEKALDNDKARAEKALLMIQKLYAIERKAKHENLSAEQIKELRLTESLPIINELGKWIFEEIKSTLPKSQIGKAMAYAYARWDALSAYLYDGNLHIDNNLIENAIRPVALGRKNYLFAGSHEAAQRAAMIYSFFASCKKHEVNPFQWLKHTLENIMSINHKNLKDLYPQNFKKSADL; translated from the coding sequence ATGGAAACAGCACTGGAAAATCTCTCAAAAGAAGACCTTATCAAGGTCATTTCCAGTCGTGACCAAGCCCTTGTTGAAAGAGATGAAAAGATAGATTACCTAGAGTCCCAACTCGCTATGTACAAGCGTATGCAGTTCGGGCAGAAGCGTGAGCGATTCGAAGGCGATCCAAATCAGACCATGCTTCCCTTTGAAGCAGCGCCGGCCGAAGTTATACAGCAACAGGAGGAAATCAAAGAAAAGATCGAGTATGTACGTAAACGACCTAATCATAAAGGACGTGCTAAATTACCTGCCCACCTCCCTGTAGAAGAGGTTGAAATCCATCCCGAAGGTGATCTATCCCAAATGGTTTATATCGGTAAAGAAATTACGGAAGAATTGGAATGCGAACCTGCAAGGTTCTATATCAAACGTTACATCCGTTATAAATATGCTGCCAAAGATAAATCTGCCGTGGCCATTGCCGAGCTTCCCGAGCGTGTAATCGACAAAGGAATCCCTGGGCCGAGCCTGCTTGCGATGATCCTTACCGGTAAATATCAAGATCATCTCCCGCTATACCGACAGAAACAGATCTTTGCCAGAGAAAATATACAGATAGCTTCCTCAACAATCGAAGGATGGGCCAGACAAGCCTTGGAGAAACTGGAACCACTCTATGAACAACTCGTCTTCCAGACCAAATCACAGGGTTATTTACAGGTTGATGAAACCCCAATAAAAGTATTGGACAGCGATAAAAAAGGCGCTGCCCATCAAGGCTATTATTGGGTGTACCACGCTCCATTGGAGGGAACCGTGCTGTTTGATTATAGCCCTACCCGTGGTGGCATTGCCGCTGTGCCTATGCTTGGAAACTTTAAGGGTTATCTCCAGACCGATGGCTATACTGTATACGAAAAGTATGGCAAAAAGAAGGAAGTGACGCACTTGGCCTGTTGGGCGCACGCACGCCGTGAGTTTGAAAAAGCATTGGATAATGATAAAGCAAGAGCTGAAAAGGCATTGCTAATGATCCAGAAGCTTTATGCCATTGAGCGGAAAGCCAAACACGAAAATCTAAGCGCAGAGCAGATCAAAGAACTTCGATTGACCGAATCCTTACCTATTATTAACGAGCTGGGCAAATGGATCTTTGAAGAGATAAAAAGCACATTGCCTAAAAGTCAGATCGGTAAAGCTATGGCGTATGCATACGCTAGATGGGATGCGCTATCAGCATACCTGTATGATGGAAATCTGCACATAGACAATAATCTTATCGAGAATGCCATTCGCCCCGTTGCACTGGGACGAAAAAACTACCTCTTCGCAGGAAGCCATGAAGCAGCACAGCGTGCGGCGATGATCTACTCATTCTTTGCTAGCTGTAAAAAGCATGAGGTGAACCCTTTCCAGTGGTTAAAGCATACCTTGGAAAACATCATGTCAATAAACCATAAAAACTTAAAGGATCTATATCCTCAGAACTTCAAAAAATCAGCAGACCTGTAG
- the tnpA gene encoding IS66 family insertion sequence element accessory protein TnpA: MSKEEKRIQMFALIADWQQSGISKKRYCAEKGINEATFYYWYSRSKENVSSAGSFISIDKACRKSEVEVIYPNGVRIKVENDLGLLSQLIRLY; this comes from the coding sequence ATGAGCAAAGAAGAAAAAAGAATACAGATGTTTGCCCTGATAGCAGACTGGCAACAAAGCGGTATAAGCAAGAAACGATACTGCGCAGAAAAAGGGATAAATGAGGCCACCTTTTATTATTGGTATTCGCGCAGTAAAGAAAACGTTTCGTCTGCGGGGAGTTTTATATCCATCGACAAGGCCTGCAGAAAAAGTGAAGTTGAGGTAATTTATCCCAATGGTGTACGTATAAAGGTAGAAAATGATCTTGGACTTCTCTCTCAATTGATCCGTCTGTACTGA
- a CDS encoding SusC/RagA family TonB-linked outer membrane protein: MKTIFYFFILLSFPLLASAQQTRKIRVLDSNDRPIPNVNIRLMPQNKVLKTDDLGYFSFVQDGQKQIEASAIGYSRQIVSLLLDPAIAVIRLKATSVQLDEAIVNTGYYRSDKRNLPGSFVQIDQKLLQRNPSPNIIERLEGITSGLQFDRRTNFNENTIKPSLRLRGVVSIESSSEPLIILDNFPYTGDLNQINPDDIENITVLKDASAAAIWGAKAGNGVIVLTSKKGINNTPLKLTFSASSILKDRPDLFYNRNYIPSADRVDLEQTLFDRGFYNRANPTLLPGVAALNFKYKDGLIDLSTLEQQKEILRNRDVREQAQEHLYRMSWLQRYNLQLKAGGSDFNYLLSAGFDQNNLNIVGDRDRRYTFSLNTEYNLLKKLVLNTNIRLNMNQSIHNGYSLSDLNYTRNLDGYTTFEDGDGTALPINYRYLSSYVESAEKNGLLDWSFSPIKDRNQQDLNATNRNLLLGTGLSYEIISGLNLSLKYQFQQGINTTRNLYKKDSYLVRDLVNRFTQADGTYIIPLGAILDQNNGSDQSYNWRGQLNYSRNFLKRHQINALAGAELSENKTIAEAGSRLYGYNSDNLSYQTSFDYTKYYPVRPEGSGLIPTNTATTMELTNRYISYYGNLNYVFDKMHTVSLSTRWDASNLFGVKTNQKGVPLWSIGVNEDLKNSLKLTPNWISRLNLRASYGVTGNVVNKISALPTAYVATFVFPNSLPSATLSSAGNPSLKWERINIINLGLDFAVLNGRIRGTIDYYSKDGNDLIGESFLDPTTGIFTSNGVSNVDNRINYANMITKGLDLNLSANIIQGNFRWDANLLWSYTTNKVTNYMANSAVKTSSFVSSPRPREGHSLDEIYAYPFGGLDPATGMVLTPRGDKDYTGYFNSISIDDLILVGRSFPPYQGSIRNTFTYKNFGLSFLIQWKNGFYFRRKSIDYAKLFQNSIGNIDYLDRWQKPGDEHTTIVPALPSDVNANRDSYYANVSPLVVSIRPMNYRSADFLKF, encoded by the coding sequence ATGAAAACTATTTTCTATTTTTTTATACTACTATCGTTTCCATTGCTAGCAAGTGCACAGCAAACCCGAAAAATTAGGGTGCTTGACAGCAATGATAGGCCTATCCCAAATGTCAATATTCGGTTGATGCCACAAAATAAGGTGTTAAAGACTGATGACCTTGGTTATTTTTCTTTTGTACAGGATGGGCAAAAGCAGATTGAAGCCTCCGCAATCGGATATAGTAGGCAAATAGTCTCCCTGCTGTTAGATCCGGCAATTGCTGTGATACGCCTGAAAGCCACGTCGGTACAGCTAGATGAAGCCATCGTCAACACAGGATATTATCGTTCGGATAAAAGAAATTTGCCAGGCTCCTTTGTACAGATTGATCAGAAGTTGCTGCAGCGCAACCCCTCTCCAAACATTATAGAGCGACTCGAGGGTATTACCAGTGGGCTTCAATTTGACCGAAGGACAAATTTTAATGAAAACACCATCAAGCCTTCACTGCGACTGCGGGGTGTAGTCTCAATTGAATCTAGTTCAGAACCCTTGATTATTTTGGATAATTTTCCCTATACAGGGGATCTAAACCAGATCAACCCCGATGATATTGAAAATATAACGGTGCTTAAAGATGCTTCTGCAGCAGCAATCTGGGGAGCTAAAGCTGGTAATGGGGTGATCGTACTGACATCCAAAAAGGGGATTAATAATACACCTTTGAAGCTAACCTTTTCAGCGAGCAGTATTTTAAAGGATAGGCCTGATTTATTTTACAATAGAAACTATATCCCCTCCGCGGATCGTGTCGATCTTGAACAAACGCTCTTTGATCGTGGTTTTTACAACCGGGCTAATCCGACTTTACTGCCTGGTGTAGCCGCGCTCAATTTTAAATATAAGGATGGTCTGATTGATCTGTCCACACTGGAACAACAGAAAGAGATCCTGCGGAATAGAGATGTACGCGAGCAAGCTCAAGAACACCTTTACCGGATGTCCTGGCTGCAGCGCTATAATCTCCAGCTTAAAGCTGGTGGATCAGATTTCAATTACCTGCTTTCTGCGGGCTTCGATCAAAATAACCTCAATATCGTGGGGGATCGGGATAGACGCTATACCTTTTCATTGAATACGGAATATAACCTGCTCAAAAAACTGGTACTCAATACCAATATCCGGTTAAATATGAACCAGTCCATCCATAATGGTTACTCGCTCAGCGACCTGAACTATACGCGCAATTTGGATGGTTATACAACCTTTGAGGATGGTGATGGAACGGCGCTTCCCATTAATTACCGCTACCTGTCTTCCTACGTAGAGAGTGCTGAGAAGAATGGCTTGCTTGACTGGTCTTTTAGTCCTATAAAAGATCGAAACCAACAGGATCTGAATGCGACAAACCGGAATCTATTGTTAGGGACAGGCCTTTCTTATGAGATTATCTCGGGATTGAACTTATCGCTCAAATATCAATTTCAGCAAGGAATTAACACAACTCGTAACCTATACAAAAAGGATAGTTACTTGGTACGCGATCTGGTAAACAGATTCACACAAGCGGACGGTACTTATATCATTCCTTTGGGTGCCATATTGGATCAGAACAATGGGAGCGACCAGTCGTACAACTGGCGTGGCCAGCTAAATTACAGCCGTAATTTTCTGAAAAGACATCAGATCAACGCATTGGCAGGAGCAGAGCTGTCCGAGAACAAAACCATTGCCGAAGCTGGAAGCCGTCTCTATGGTTATAACAGCGACAACCTGAGCTATCAGACAAGCTTCGATTATACAAAATACTATCCTGTCCGCCCAGAGGGCAGCGGCTTGATTCCGACCAATACGGCAACAACAATGGAATTGACAAACCGCTATATCTCTTACTACGGCAATCTGAATTATGTATTTGATAAGATGCACACCGTTAGCCTGAGTACCCGATGGGATGCCTCCAATTTATTTGGAGTTAAAACAAATCAAAAAGGTGTGCCGTTATGGTCCATCGGCGTCAATGAGGACCTCAAGAATTCCCTAAAGTTAACGCCAAACTGGATTTCTAGGCTCAACCTGCGGGCTAGTTATGGGGTGACAGGAAATGTGGTCAACAAAATCAGTGCTTTGCCAACGGCTTATGTGGCAACTTTCGTCTTCCCAAATTCATTGCCGAGCGCTACTTTATCCAGTGCAGGAAACCCCAGTTTAAAGTGGGAGCGGATAAATATCATTAATCTGGGACTCGACTTTGCTGTGCTGAACGGAAGAATTCGCGGAACGATTGATTATTATTCAAAAGATGGAAACGATCTGATCGGCGAATCTTTTTTGGACCCAACAACCGGAATCTTTACGTCAAATGGTGTGTCAAATGTTGACAATAGGATCAACTATGCCAATATGATTACCAAGGGGCTAGATCTCAATCTGAGCGCAAACATTATACAGGGCAATTTTAGATGGGATGCTAACCTATTGTGGAGCTATACGACTAATAAGGTGACCAACTACATGGCAAACAGTGCGGTCAAAACGAGCAGCTTTGTATCGTCTCCAAGACCTCGGGAGGGGCATTCGTTGGACGAAATATACGCGTACCCTTTTGGTGGACTGGATCCGGCTACTGGAATGGTACTAACCCCGCGTGGAGACAAGGATTATACAGGTTATTTTAATAGCATCTCTATAGACGACCTCATTTTAGTAGGGCGAAGTTTTCCGCCATATCAGGGAAGTATACGCAATACATTTACTTATAAAAACTTTGGTCTGAGCTTTTTGATCCAATGGAAAAATGGCTTCTATTTTAGACGGAAATCCATTGACTATGCGAAGCTTTTTCAAAATAGCATTGGCAATATCGACTACCTCGATCGTTGGCAAAAACCGGGGGATGAACACACAACGATAGTACCTGCTTTACCAAGCGATGTAAACGCCAATCGGGATAGTTATTATGCAAATGTAAGTCCATTGGTAGTCAGTATCCGGCCTATGAACTACAGGTCTGCTGATTTTTTGAAGTTCTGA
- a CDS encoding LytR/AlgR family response regulator transcription factor, giving the protein MDKLNYRLLIVDDNPDSLVYILMSLKELPFINDDIKIVQKPIEALNYLKENEVDVLMLGMDLGDKEIDGIKLASLIPNPPVMVACSAHTDYVFKANEAGFYTYFSKKISFNVLKAKMEDVVEKVDKKLQEQSREVKSLTIKDLNNDTIQIDVDQIFYAQVDNDIIDIYLEKDKYQVKGSLGGLQANLPAAMFARPRINTLVNLSKIDLLRSGELHFVKPRNGFPIAVTRSYKDNFRHQYEVYRQNNK; this is encoded by the coding sequence ATGGATAAGTTAAATTATAGACTATTGATCGTTGATGATAATCCAGACTCGTTGGTGTATATTTTAATGTCATTGAAGGAACTTCCTTTTATCAATGACGACATCAAAATTGTTCAAAAGCCCATAGAAGCCCTCAACTACCTAAAAGAAAATGAGGTCGATGTGTTGATGCTAGGTATGGATCTTGGCGATAAGGAGATTGATGGGATCAAATTGGCCAGTTTGATTCCCAATCCTCCCGTCATGGTTGCCTGTTCAGCACATACAGATTATGTATTTAAAGCAAATGAGGCTGGTTTTTACACCTATTTCAGTAAAAAGATCAGTTTTAATGTATTGAAGGCCAAAATGGAAGATGTGGTCGAAAAGGTGGATAAGAAATTGCAGGAACAAAGTAGAGAAGTGAAAAGTTTAACGATAAAAGATCTCAATAACGATACGATTCAAATAGACGTTGACCAGATTTTTTATGCGCAAGTAGACAACGATATAATCGATATTTATTTGGAAAAAGATAAGTATCAAGTTAAAGGAAGCCTAGGAGGGCTGCAGGCTAATCTTCCAGCAGCCATGTTTGCACGCCCTCGGATAAATACCTTGGTCAATCTTTCCAAAATTGACCTCTTGCGTTCAGGTGAACTTCATTTTGTCAAACCAAGAAATGGTTTCCCTATTGCGGTGACCCGATCTTATAAAGATAATTTTCGGCATCAATACGAAGTCTATAGACAGAATAATAAATAA
- the tnpB gene encoding IS66 family insertion sequence element accessory protein TnpB (TnpB, as the term is used for proteins encoded by IS66 family insertion elements, is considered an accessory protein, since TnpC, encoded by a neighboring gene, is a DDE family transposase.), producing MFALGSSHRFYLYDGFCDMRKSFDGLCGLISSGMQRQATSGEVFVFLNRSRTHVKLLHWEKGGFVLYYKRLESGTFVPPSIKNGELSWSDLVLMIEGIQVVKSIQKRRFTLP from the coding sequence ATGTTTGCGCTAGGCTCATCGCATAGGTTTTATCTTTATGATGGTTTTTGCGATATGAGGAAGTCTTTTGATGGACTTTGTGGACTGATCAGTTCAGGAATGCAGCGGCAAGCTACCAGTGGGGAGGTTTTTGTGTTCCTAAACCGTAGCCGTACGCACGTGAAGCTGTTACATTGGGAGAAGGGTGGCTTTGTGCTGTATTACAAACGGCTGGAGAGCGGTACTTTCGTACCGCCCAGTATAAAAAACGGAGAGTTGTCATGGAGTGATCTGGTGCTGATGATTGAGGGGATACAGGTCGTAAAAAGTATTCAAAAAAGACGTTTTACTTTGCCTTAA
- a CDS encoding TlpA family protein disulfide reductase produces MKKLTLHLIRFLKPLKNTTLLLTCIAVFHMFSLSAQTPRNDSGADGLYINDQVPEAFYNELHQMIDWSTGKIYNKSLDKDRNKLIILDFWAHWCMPCLGSLKNMNEELVGKIDTTQVAIIPVTYEGNAEIQAVLNRFAWKHQSVINDSILSRYFPHQAIPHMVWIYKGKVIAMPRANYATLENINMLLAGKMPSVYNETDIKVIDPNQPLFQKHNAPAAVHYQKDSFKVGGYAEGYAQVTFKTVKTPNGWLYYGINIPIDQLLVFAYQDLLTDRMDLLKAIKYEVGPDLKSKLKIGRPKMYNNDFAKDSIYGDWLRKNSRTVEFRAPKGIGEKEGLNLFRQYLADYALAEYQLEISIDQSKQYKVPVLKCIGKPKGTIALLTKKAKPSDPAYRYFNGQYGELKWLDYIRTGLPRLPNRLFDDNRIVDQTNLPKELLVHMQFPTNLIGKGSMEYVQSELKRYNLKLEVGFEKVPILLLKEVKKHAN; encoded by the coding sequence ATGAAAAAATTAACATTGCATTTAATTCGCTTTTTAAAGCCATTGAAGAATACAACATTGCTTCTGACATGCATTGCTGTATTTCATATGTTTAGTTTATCAGCTCAGACGCCCCGCAACGACAGCGGGGCCGATGGGCTTTATATCAATGACCAGGTTCCCGAAGCCTTTTACAATGAGCTGCACCAGATGATCGACTGGTCTACCGGAAAGATCTATAACAAGTCTTTAGATAAAGATAGAAACAAACTTATCATACTGGATTTTTGGGCACACTGGTGTATGCCATGCCTTGGTTCCCTAAAAAATATGAATGAGGAGCTGGTCGGTAAAATAGATACTACGCAGGTAGCCATCATACCCGTCACGTATGAAGGTAATGCCGAAATTCAAGCTGTTCTGAACCGTTTTGCTTGGAAACATCAGTCTGTGATCAACGATTCGATCTTGTCCCGCTACTTTCCACACCAAGCTATCCCACATATGGTCTGGATCTATAAGGGAAAGGTAATAGCAATGCCACGAGCAAATTACGCCACGTTGGAAAATATCAATATGCTGCTTGCTGGAAAAATGCCTTCCGTCTATAACGAGACTGATATCAAGGTAATAGATCCTAATCAGCCTCTCTTTCAGAAGCATAATGCTCCAGCAGCTGTACATTATCAAAAGGATAGCTTTAAAGTTGGTGGCTATGCCGAGGGCTATGCGCAGGTAACTTTTAAAACAGTAAAAACGCCTAATGGTTGGCTCTACTATGGTATCAATATTCCCATCGATCAATTGCTTGTATTTGCCTATCAGGATCTGTTGACTGACAGAATGGATCTTTTAAAAGCGATAAAATATGAGGTTGGACCTGATCTGAAAAGTAAGCTTAAAATTGGACGCCCCAAAATGTATAATAATGACTTTGCTAAAGATTCGATCTATGGTGACTGGCTCAGGAAAAACAGTAGAACCGTTGAATTTCGCGCACCAAAGGGGATAGGAGAGAAAGAAGGTTTAAATCTGTTCCGGCAATACTTAGCTGATTATGCGCTAGCTGAATATCAGCTTGAGATCAGTATTGATCAATCAAAACAATATAAAGTCCCAGTGTTAAAATGTATCGGTAAACCTAAGGGGACAATAGCACTGCTAACAAAGAAAGCGAAGCCTTCTGATCCTGCTTATCGTTATTTCAATGGCCAATATGGAGAGCTTAAATGGTTAGACTATATCAGAACGGGTTTGCCAAGGCTCCCCAATAGGTTGTTTGATGATAATCGCATAGTCGATCAAACTAATTTGCCCAAAGAGCTGCTGGTCCATATGCAATTCCCTACGAATCTTATCGGTAAAGGATCGATGGAATATGTACAAAGCGAACTGAAACGGTACAACCTAAAACTTGAAGTCGGTTTTGAAAAAGTCCCGATCCTCCTGCTCAAGGAAGTTAAAAAACATGCCAATTAA
- a CDS encoding helix-turn-helix domain-containing protein — protein sequence MKKTFKIVFSKEYKRVDDPPHPLSYPIRHAKERHWRSIHNQISEQTFDGRYAYLYAYEYWINESTDLTIEVYMHDLHVIYPLLDEVQICGERLDQAFRFELCPSEGAYLYVASGHYRLHLPIGHHILVGFVVDAGMFRPPAIQQFSFLKHLVQAKKEASTTSLKSVGFRVGPITVKYLCILFSILNPNTLNNEHILLKHLIFLIDLSRFKLLVDNDINNHLAVRCRQLLDIMILQRGAQALIKEVAAVFLTDAQQLSREFHKFYGIRMKDYRNLLLLDYIEQLIVEHDKLGTTAHEVGFSGPSEMNRFIKKMTGLTSALFKQQLEQRRDKKSN from the coding sequence ATGAAAAAAACCTTCAAAATTGTATTCAGTAAAGAATATAAGCGCGTTGATGATCCTCCACATCCATTAAGTTACCCCATTCGCCATGCCAAGGAGAGGCATTGGCGATCCATACACAATCAGATCAGCGAACAAACTTTTGACGGCCGATATGCTTATCTCTACGCATACGAGTACTGGATCAACGAGTCGACCGATCTGACGATTGAGGTTTACATGCACGATCTTCATGTCATCTATCCGCTATTGGACGAGGTGCAGATTTGTGGGGAAAGGCTGGATCAGGCATTCCGTTTTGAGCTTTGTCCCTCTGAGGGCGCTTATTTATACGTTGCATCGGGCCATTATCGTTTACATTTACCTATAGGCCATCATATACTGGTTGGCTTTGTCGTGGATGCCGGTATGTTCAGGCCGCCGGCCATTCAACAATTTTCATTTCTCAAACACTTGGTTCAGGCAAAAAAAGAGGCGTCAACTACTTCGCTCAAAAGTGTGGGTTTTCGTGTGGGCCCCATTACTGTCAAATACCTGTGTATCCTGTTCAGTATACTCAACCCCAATACGCTCAACAACGAGCATATCCTGCTCAAACACCTGATTTTTCTGATCGATCTAAGCCGGTTCAAGCTTCTGGTTGACAATGACATAAACAATCACCTTGCAGTGCGTTGCCGACAGCTACTGGATATCATGATCCTGCAGCGCGGTGCTCAAGCGCTGATCAAAGAAGTAGCTGCAGTGTTTCTGACAGACGCGCAACAGCTCAGCCGCGAATTCCACAAATTTTACGGTATCCGTATGAAGGACTACCGCAACCTGCTGCTTCTCGATTATATTGAGCAGCTTATTGTGGAGCACGATAAGCTGGGCACTACTGCTCATGAAGTCGGATTTAGTGGCCCGAGCGAAATGAACCGATTTATTAAAAAGATGACCGGTTTGACGAGCGCTCTGTTTAAACAACAACTCGAACAAAGACGCGATAAAAAATCAAACTAA
- a CDS encoding MauE/DoxX family redox-associated membrane protein, with protein MALGGRYLQHDGGTAADTVQNVRSRSWLGHKFTGVLSYIRKHPQEFVLQVLTYALLCLWIYVGSKKVFTYTEFRTSMIKQPFANGYGIMLSYILPAVQLATGTLFIFEGTKRLGFWFTIILMFVFSSYVILGLRDTWGSIPCDCVLEFPISWKAHLWVNGLIAIACIAGLLLDRKIRISHQRKLMTKLGS; from the coding sequence ATGGCACTAGGCGGAAGATATTTACAGCATGATGGAGGCACAGCAGCGGATACAGTTCAAAACGTAAGGTCACGTAGTTGGTTAGGGCACAAATTTACTGGGGTGCTTTCGTACATCAGGAAGCATCCGCAGGAATTTGTGTTGCAGGTATTGACTTACGCTTTGCTGTGTCTATGGATCTATGTGGGATCGAAAAAGGTATTTACCTATACCGAATTCCGTACTTCGATGATCAAACAACCTTTTGCCAATGGGTATGGCATTATGCTATCGTATATCCTACCCGCCGTACAGTTAGCTACAGGCACCCTCTTTATTTTTGAAGGAACTAAAAGATTGGGCTTTTGGTTTACGATCATTCTGATGTTTGTTTTTTCAAGCTATGTGATCTTGGGCTTACGAGATACCTGGGGAAGTATACCCTGCGATTGTGTCCTCGAATTTCCGATCAGTTGGAAGGCACATCTTTGGGTCAACGGACTGATCGCGATAGCATGTATTGCAGGCTTGCTACTTGATAGAAAGATAAGGATTTCGCATCAGAGGAAATTGATGACGAAGTTAGGTTCATAA
- a CDS encoding RagB/SusD family nutrient uptake outer membrane protein, whose translation MKRLLSLLCLLFLWGCNPGFLDVKNNKSQLVPSTLTDFEMLLNKYTVMNTSTGNGLGIASGDEIAVDDNIWLALKKLQDKNAYVWSKDLFEGEDVPDWNNPYQTVLYANLVLDGLQKLKGKEQDESTRLKLEGYALFFRAKSFFTLAMHFAAPWGDTDNEIFGIPLRLDYDPTLISKRATVTETYAQIERDLLQALDQLPKQVPVLYLPNRACAMIMLARVYLVKSDYEKALNYANMALNEGYSLLDYNSITPGVSYTFPASGIGNKEFLLFENVNQVEYFSKTKLIVPTSFVDLFDSNDLRKSYFFTKVGNLYQYKGSYLGSASLFTGIALDEAYLIKAECLVRLGKVNDGLQAVNELLKYRYKPGAAPEYKDMTQAQALALVLLERRKELYLRGHRWYDLRRLNREDNLKIDLKRTVNGIEYSLPARDRRYTFPVPEEVIIKSDVLQFKR comes from the coding sequence ATGAAAAGACTTTTGAGTTTACTTTGTCTCTTATTTTTATGGGGTTGTAACCCCGGTTTTTTGGATGTAAAGAACAACAAATCGCAGTTAGTACCATCGACTTTGACCGATTTCGAAATGTTGCTCAATAAGTACACGGTTATGAATACATCCACGGGAAATGGTCTAGGTATTGCCAGTGGTGATGAAATCGCTGTTGATGATAATATCTGGCTGGCATTGAAAAAGCTACAGGATAAAAATGCCTATGTCTGGAGCAAAGATCTTTTTGAAGGTGAGGATGTGCCCGATTGGAACAATCCATATCAGACGGTTTTATATGCTAACCTTGTACTCGATGGATTGCAAAAATTGAAAGGCAAAGAGCAGGATGAAAGCACGCGACTTAAACTGGAAGGCTACGCCCTATTTTTTAGGGCGAAATCATTTTTTACTTTGGCAATGCATTTTGCTGCTCCGTGGGGAGATACTGACAACGAAATATTTGGAATCCCATTGCGGCTGGATTATGATCCGACGTTAATTTCTAAAAGGGCAACCGTAACAGAGACTTATGCACAGATTGAACGTGATTTGCTGCAAGCGCTAGATCAATTGCCCAAACAGGTGCCTGTATTGTATCTACCCAATCGGGCGTGTGCTATGATCATGCTTGCCAGGGTATATCTCGTTAAAAGTGATTATGAAAAAGCATTGAATTACGCCAATATGGCTTTAAACGAAGGGTATTCATTATTGGACTATAATAGTATTACACCTGGTGTTAGCTATACTTTCCCGGCAAGTGGAATAGGCAATAAGGAGTTTTTACTTTTTGAAAATGTTAATCAAGTTGAATATTTTTCCAAAACAAAATTGATCGTTCCGACCTCTTTTGTCGATTTGTTCGATAGTAATGATCTGCGCAAAAGCTATTTCTTTACTAAGGTTGGAAACCTGTATCAATATAAGGGATCGTATCTTGGTTCTGCTTCACTCTTTACAGGAATAGCGCTTGACGAAGCTTATCTGATCAAAGCAGAATGCTTAGTGCGTTTAGGAAAAGTCAATGATGGATTGCAGGCCGTTAATGAGCTCCTAAAATATAGGTACAAACCAGGGGCAGCACCCGAGTATAAAGATATGACGCAGGCTCAAGCATTGGCACTAGTGCTGTTGGAACGGCGGAAAGAATTGTATCTAAGAGGACATCGCTGGTATGATCTAAGGAGGCTCAATCGGGAAGATAATCTTAAGATAGACCTAAAGCGGACGGTGAATGGAATAGAGTATAGTCTTCCAGCAAGGGATAGGAGGTATACTTTTCCAGTTCCTGAGGAAGTCATTATAAAATCTGATGTGCTGCAGTTTAAACGGTAA